The region GAATGACGCTGGGTCGGTGCACATGAACGGTGACAGGGGCTGTCGCTGCCAGGACCTGCCCCCGGGGGCCCAGGACTTCAACCCGGATGGTATGGGTTCCGCGGTAGATTTCCTTGACGATATGCTGTGTCGACTGGGTCTCGGCAACGGGGTCGCCGTCCAGGTAATAGGCCAGGGTGTGCCCGGGCTGCAAGGCTGGCTGAAGTTGCACCGATATGGGGAGGTCTCGCTGGCCGGGTGGAACGCTACTGTCCGGCGATGGTGCGATAATCTCAATCGAATAATTGACCGGCTCGGGGGCCTCGTCATCGGAGGGAGCGGGGCGCCTTGGGGGCGCGGCCTGCCCGGGAACGTTGTTGACGGGTGGCAACTCCGCAGACGCACCGTTCCGGTCGCCGCGGGGTGGTTTGTCCGAGTAAGTGACGCGACCCTCTTCATCCACGGTCTTGTAGATTGGCTGGGCCATTGTCAGCAGGCTGACCAGCATCAGGGTGACGAGCAGCAGAAAATGTCGCATAAAGGGGTCCCGTTTCGGCCTTTGCTAAAGCTTACTCCTTGGACCCTGAAAAGCAAAAGCCCGTTCAGTCGCCTGAACGGGCTTTTGGTCATCCACCGGCTCGAAAGCCGGCGCCTACAGCGTCTTAACAGCTATAGTACAGCTCGAACTCGACCGGGTGCGGAGTCATGTTCAGACGCTCGATTTCCTCGCGCTTCAGCTCAATGAAGGCGTCGATCACGTCGTCAGTGAACACACCGCCGGCTTTCAGGAAGTCGCGGTCCTGGTCCAGTGCGTCCAGAGCCTGTTCCAGGCTGGAGGCCACGGTGGGAATCGCCTTGCCTTCTTCCGGCGGCAGGTCGTACAGGTTCTTGTCGGCGGGGTCGCCCGGGTGAATCTTGTTCTGTACGCCGTCCAGGCCAGCCATCAGCAGCGCCGCAAACGCCAGGTAGGG is a window of Marinimicrobium sp. C6131 DNA encoding:
- a CDS encoding DUF4124 domain-containing protein, which encodes MRHFLLLVTLMLVSLLTMAQPIYKTVDEEGRVTYSDKPPRGDRNGASAELPPVNNVPGQAAPPRRPAPSDDEAPEPVNYSIEIIAPSPDSSVPPGQRDLPISVQLQPALQPGHTLAYYLDGDPVAETQSTQHIVKEIYRGTHTIRVEVLGPRGQVLAATAPVTVHVHRPSVIPRGGS